The following is a genomic window from Candidatus Desulfatibia profunda.
TATAAAGATAATCCCTGAACACGGGCGCGCCGTCCAAAGGCATATGGTACCCGAAGACCGTGTACACACCGGAGGCCACAAAATACTGGCCGATGGCAATGGCCTTTTCACTCATCCACTCGGGCGCACTCCCGGCCACGGGCAGATCGCGGATGTCGTTGCCCAGCCCGCCGGCCTTGACCACCTCGGTGGCCGCCAGCAGAATGCGGCTGTTGTCCACACAGGCCCCCAAGTGCAGCACCGGCGGAATCCCCACGGTTTCACACACTTCGGCCAGACCCGGTCCGCAGAAAACCTG
Proteins encoded in this region:
- a CDS encoding carbon monoxide dehydrogenase; the protein is QVFCGPGLAEVCETVGIPPVLHLGACVDNSRILLAATEVVKAGGLGNDIRDLPVAGSAPEWMSEKAIAIGQYFVASGVYTVFGYHMPLDGAPVFRDYLYKDLEKIYGGMWDCEPDPIKHARKMIAHIDKKRKALGIDKARERVLMDMADRQKLEASSQKA